One genomic segment of Desulfarculaceae bacterium includes these proteins:
- a CDS encoding diguanylate cyclase, giving the protein MIRQARRPLTRTSPTVYFLKLFIPLFILMVGTAIVVGLLLQERHVREIRHNQVEHVRLEREVLQTDIQAHISDAVYLADLTSLALANPGAAMTPEQVLERAFYYFSREQSVYDQVRFLDAQGKERVRINKSLKGPLVVPPDKLQDKKDRYYFSDGIKQEPGQVYISPFDLNVEHHQIERPLKPTLRFASPVRSPQGGKAGLVVLNFLGYPLLERLRRAGKAGGGDMYLVNREGWWLVGPSPDKEWGFQIVSRSAQNMSRVFPKAWEDIASHPEGQVFTPNGLFTFQMVRVLNQAGELGSALPQGKLDDLWWVVSRVPSKALILPWRATQIGLVLGGLALMAALVWFWALSRSRRARAEMEVQEQQQRLEAVSNTAQDAIAMIDSQDKVQFWNRAAESLFGYSREEVMGQELHHLVSTPEVRAMAHKGMELFAQSGQGAVLSGLREVMARRKDGTSFPAEIAVSAFQMHGQWFAGGSVRDISNRKNYERELKRLANTDALTGVFSRRRFLELSGQEIARSRRYGGPLSLLMLDLDHFKAVNDTHGHEVGDLVLQSFVKACQAVLREVDIFGRVGGEEFMVTLPETSAEGALKAGERLRASVEETVVRAGGKEIRFTVSIGAAVWREGLDLETLMGRADEALYRAKEGGRNRVALAEENKS; this is encoded by the coding sequence ATGATCCGCCAAGCTCGCAGACCCTTGACCCGCACCAGCCCCACAGTCTATTTCCTCAAACTGTTCATACCGTTGTTCATCTTGATGGTAGGCACGGCCATCGTGGTGGGCCTGTTGTTGCAGGAACGCCACGTGCGCGAAATCCGGCACAACCAGGTGGAGCACGTGCGCCTGGAGCGCGAGGTGCTGCAAACCGACATCCAGGCCCACATCAGCGATGCGGTGTACCTGGCCGACCTGACCTCCCTGGCCCTGGCCAACCCCGGCGCCGCCATGACTCCGGAGCAGGTCCTGGAGCGGGCCTTCTATTACTTCAGCCGGGAGCAGAGCGTCTACGACCAGGTGCGCTTCCTGGATGCCCAGGGCAAGGAGCGGGTGCGCATAAACAAGAGCCTCAAGGGGCCGCTGGTGGTGCCCCCGGACAAGTTGCAGGACAAGAAGGACCGCTACTACTTCAGCGACGGCATCAAGCAGGAGCCGGGCCAGGTGTACATATCGCCCTTCGACCTGAACGTGGAGCATCACCAGATCGAGCGGCCCCTGAAGCCCACCCTGCGCTTCGCCTCGCCGGTGCGCTCGCCCCAGGGCGGCAAGGCGGGCCTGGTGGTGCTCAACTTCCTGGGCTACCCCCTGCTGGAACGGCTGCGCCGGGCGGGCAAGGCCGGCGGGGGGGATATGTACCTGGTCAACCGGGAGGGCTGGTGGCTGGTGGGGCCCTCGCCGGACAAGGAGTGGGGCTTCCAGATCGTGTCCCGCTCCGCCCAAAACATGAGCAGGGTTTTTCCCAAGGCCTGGGAGGACATCGCCTCGCACCCCGAGGGCCAGGTCTTCACCCCCAACGGCCTGTTCACTTTCCAGATGGTCCGGGTGCTCAACCAGGCCGGCGAGCTGGGCTCCGCCCTGCCCCAAGGCAAGCTGGACGACCTGTGGTGGGTGGTATCGCGGGTGCCCTCCAAGGCCCTGATCCTGCCCTGGCGGGCCACCCAGATCGGTCTGGTGCTGGGCGGGTTGGCCTTGATGGCGGCGCTGGTGTGGTTCTGGGCCCTGTCTCGCTCCCGCAGGGCGCGCGCGGAAATGGAGGTCCAGGAGCAGCAGCAGCGCCTGGAGGCGGTGAGCAACACCGCCCAGGACGCCATCGCCATGATCGACTCCCAGGACAAGGTGCAGTTCTGGAACCGGGCGGCCGAGAGCCTGTTCGGCTACTCCCGCGAGGAGGTCATGGGCCAGGAGCTGCACCACCTCGTCTCCACCCCCGAGGTGCGCGCCATGGCCCACAAGGGCATGGAGCTGTTCGCCCAGTCCGGCCAAGGAGCGGTCTTGTCGGGGCTCAGGGAGGTGATGGCCCGGCGCAAGGACGGCACCAGCTTCCCCGCCGAGATAGCGGTGTCGGCTTTCCAGATGCACGGCCAGTGGTTTGCCGGGGGCAGCGTGCGCGACATCAGCAACCGCAAGAACTACGAGCGCGAGCTCAAGCGCCTGGCCAACACCGACGCCCTCACCGGGGTGTTCAGCCGCCGCCGTTTCCTGGAGCTGTCCGGGCAGGAGATCGCCCGCTCCCGGCGCTACGGCGGCCCCTTGAGCCTGCTTATGCTGGACCTGGATCACTTCAAGGCGGTCAACGACACCCACGGCCACGAAGTGGGCGATTTGGTGCTTCAGTCCTTTGTAAAGGCCTGCCAGGCGGTGCTGCGCGAGGTGGATATCTTCGGCCGGGTGGGCGGCGAGGAGTTCATGGTCACCTTGCCCGAGACCAGCGCGGAAGGCGCCCTCAAGGCGGGCGAGCGCCTGCGGGCCTCGGTGGAGGAAACCGTGGTGCGCGCGGGCGGCAAGGAGATAAGGTTCACGGTGAGCATCGGGGCGGCGGTGTGGCGCGAGGGCCTGGACCTGGAGACCCTGATGGGCCGGGCCGACGAGGCGCTGTACCGGGCCAAGGAAGGGGGCCGCAACCGGGTGGCCCTGGCCGAAGAGAACAAGTCCTAG
- a CDS encoding PAS domain S-box protein, whose protein sequence is MKQPPSKTASRLWQALRRALSPPPVHPDGGSAQWRERILYFLLGPGLALGILAFLIALPFFLRQGHYYVVFMDCLVAIGTATIFLARRLPYWLRSGAVLTLAYGLGTVLLLKMGPVSGGALWLFVVPIMAGILLGIRAAMACLLLNCLALGLISLVAYNGLLPWAGMVPYGLERWPVIALSFMLLNAVTTVPTAMLVDSLQKAVEHQREISHELEKGRVQLAQEVAVRRRAQKALTESEKLYRLVTENVSDAIWVLDLATLRLSYVSPSAQHTLGYSPEEMRGLKLEQLLAPDSLRLAMDTLGEELAQDDGPVPRHRSRLLELQHLCKDGSYIWAEVPVRFMRDENGKPAGVLGVSRDITARKLAQEALERSERRYRDLFDSISDIIYTQDLEGRFLSVNRATAELFGYAPEELVGKKGSDFMLPEHRRSFEERYLTKMIQDGEMAGTSQYLDSHGERRYIEYRSALVRPEDGEPYISGMGRDVTERIQARREVRQLQTQLLQSQKMEAVGTLAGGIAHDFNNILAVMIGYTELVLDDMENDSRHRPQLEQVVRAGERATNLVRQILTFSRVKDGNRNSLVLQDLVAEELELLRPSLPGRIELETELEAPGAAVMADATQVRQVLLNLVTNASQAMEQNGGKLTVGLRRVSMSAVRAAVEGGLEPGEYLRLEVRDTGPGMSPQVCRRVFEPFFTTKEVDQGSGLGLAVVHGILKAHHGAVTARSQPGKGAAFTVYLPSFSPEGQAPQAEAPAQQSQPGGGESILLVDDVPQLLAVASLRLSRLGYRVKTAGSGEEALSVFSAAPQNFDLLMTDLTMPGISGEELARRVGGIAPELPVIIVTGYGHELDTRNAPPNVKQVIGKPASLDELAQVVRTALDLGQ, encoded by the coding sequence ATGAAACAGCCACCCTCCAAAACCGCCTCCCGCCTTTGGCAAGCGCTGCGCCGGGCCCTGTCTCCGCCCCCGGTGCACCCCGACGGCGGGAGCGCGCAGTGGCGGGAGCGCATTCTCTACTTTCTGCTGGGGCCGGGTCTGGCCCTGGGCATCCTGGCCTTCCTGATCGCCCTGCCCTTTTTCCTGCGGCAGGGCCATTACTACGTGGTCTTCATGGATTGTCTGGTGGCGATCGGGACGGCGACGATCTTCCTGGCCCGCCGCCTGCCCTACTGGCTGCGTTCCGGCGCGGTGCTGACCCTGGCCTACGGGCTGGGAACGGTTTTATTGTTAAAAATGGGGCCGGTGAGCGGCGGGGCCCTGTGGCTGTTCGTGGTGCCGATCATGGCCGGCATCCTCCTGGGCATCCGGGCCGCCATGGCCTGCCTGCTGCTCAACTGCCTGGCCCTGGGCCTGATCAGCCTGGTGGCCTATAACGGGCTGCTGCCCTGGGCCGGAATGGTGCCCTACGGCCTGGAACGCTGGCCGGTTATCGCCCTGAGTTTCATGCTGCTCAACGCGGTGACCACCGTGCCCACCGCCATGCTGGTGGACAGCCTGCAAAAGGCGGTGGAGCACCAGCGCGAGATCTCCCACGAATTGGAGAAAGGGCGGGTCCAACTGGCCCAGGAGGTGGCGGTGCGGCGGCGGGCCCAAAAGGCTCTGACCGAGAGCGAAAAGCTCTACCGCCTGGTCACCGAGAACGTGAGCGACGCCATCTGGGTGCTGGATTTGGCCACTCTGCGCCTGAGCTACGTCAGCCCCTCGGCCCAGCACACCCTGGGCTACAGCCCCGAGGAAATGCGCGGGCTGAAGCTGGAGCAGCTGCTCGCCCCCGACTCCCTGCGGCTGGCCATGGACACCCTGGGCGAAGAGCTGGCCCAGGACGACGGCCCCGTCCCCCGGCACCGCTCCCGCCTGTTGGAGCTGCAACACCTTTGCAAGGACGGCAGCTACATCTGGGCCGAGGTGCCGGTGCGCTTCATGCGCGACGAAAACGGCAAGCCGGCCGGCGTGCTGGGGGTATCGCGGGACATCACCGCGCGCAAGCTGGCCCAGGAGGCGCTGGAGCGCTCCGAGCGGCGCTACCGCGACCTGTTCGACTCCATCAGCGACATCATCTACACCCAGGACCTAGAGGGACGCTTTTTGAGCGTGAACCGGGCCACGGCCGAGCTGTTCGGTTATGCCCCCGAAGAGCTGGTGGGCAAGAAGGGGTCGGATTTCATGCTCCCCGAGCACCGCCGGTCCTTCGAGGAGAGGTACCTGACCAAAATGATCCAGGACGGCGAGATGGCGGGCACCAGCCAATACCTGGACAGCCACGGCGAGCGGCGCTACATCGAGTACCGCAGCGCCCTGGTGCGCCCCGAGGATGGCGAACCCTACATCAGCGGCATGGGCCGCGACGTGACCGAGCGCATCCAGGCCCGCCGCGAGGTGCGCCAGCTCCAGACCCAGCTGTTGCAAAGCCAAAAGATGGAGGCCGTGGGCACCCTGGCCGGGGGCATCGCCCACGACTTCAACAACATCCTGGCGGTGATGATCGGTTACACCGAGCTGGTTCTGGATGACATGGAAAATGATTCGCGCCATCGCCCCCAGCTGGAGCAGGTGGTCCGGGCCGGGGAGCGGGCCACCAACCTGGTGCGCCAGATACTGACCTTCTCCCGGGTGAAGGACGGCAACCGGAACTCCCTGGTGCTCCAGGATCTGGTGGCCGAGGAGCTGGAACTGCTACGTCCCTCCTTGCCGGGGCGCATCGAGCTGGAGACCGAGCTGGAGGCCCCCGGGGCGGCGGTCATGGCCGACGCCACCCAGGTGCGCCAGGTGCTGTTGAATCTGGTGACCAACGCCTCCCAGGCCATGGAGCAAAACGGCGGTAAGCTGACCGTCGGCCTGCGCCGGGTGAGCATGTCCGCCGTGCGGGCCGCGGTCGAAGGCGGTCTGGAGCCCGGCGAATACCTTCGCCTGGAGGTGCGCGACACCGGGCCGGGCATGAGTCCCCAGGTGTGCCGCCGCGTGTTCGAGCCCTTCTTCACCACCAAGGAGGTGGACCAGGGCTCGGGCCTGGGCCTGGCGGTGGTGCACGGCATCCTCAAGGCCCACCATGGGGCGGTGACGGCGCGCAGCCAGCCCGGCAAGGGCGCCGCCTTCACGGTGTATCTCCCCAGCTTCTCGCCGGAGGGCCAGGCGCCCCAGGCCGAGGCCCCGGCCCAACAGAGCCAGCCCGGCGGAGGCGAAAGCATCTTGCTGGTGGACGACGTGCCCCAGCTCCTGGCCGTGGCCAGCCTGCGGCTGAGCCGCCTGGGCTACCGGGTGAAGACCGCCGGCTCCGGCGAGGAGGCCCTGAGCGTCTTCTCCGCCGCGCCCCAGAACTTCGACCTTCTGATGACCGACCTGACCATGCCCGGCATCTCCGGCGAGGAGCTGGCCCGGCGGGTGGGCGGCATCGCCCCGGAGCTGCCGGTGATCATCGTCACCGGCTACGGCCACGAGCTGGACACCAGAAACGCCCCGCCCAACGTGAAGCAGGTGATCGGCAAGCCGGCTTCGTTGGACGAGCTGGCCCAGGTGGTGCGCACGGCCCTGGACCTGGGGCAATAG
- a CDS encoding DUF2905 domain-containing protein, giving the protein MPQIGKMLFIVGLVIAGLGAVLWLGRGWGLFSWLGKLPGDFSYKGKNFSFYFPLGTSIALSLLLTLLFWIFRK; this is encoded by the coding sequence ATGCCGCAGATCGGCAAAATGCTGTTCATCGTGGGCCTGGTCATCGCCGGGCTGGGCGCGGTGCTCTGGCTGGGGCGGGGTTGGGGCCTGTTCTCCTGGCTGGGCAAGCTGCCGGGAGACTTCTCCTACAAGGGCAAGAACTTCTCCTTCTACTTCCCCCTGGGCACCAGCATAGCCCTCAGCCTGCTGCTGACCCTTCTCTTCTGGATTTTCCGCAAATAA
- a CDS encoding Crp/Fnr family transcriptional regulator, with the protein MGKCLCQQMAGPDMKLDPTCLGNLDIFSGLEPEEMEALASRALRRRYEPGQAVFSQGQAADHMFLIKAGRVKLTKLSEAGDEVILDIRGGGDVLGENLLNSEGERFPVSAVCLEPTLTCGFSQAVFEKLVLAHPAIGLKVIKNLSRRIDRLTQRVGSMSATHLEQRLYQVLLQVAQEHGRQASGGLELPMPFTHEELSFLVGAHRVSITRALKGLKEAGKVVQRGKSLVVAVGGAG; encoded by the coding sequence ATGGGCAAATGCCTTTGCCAGCAGATGGCCGGGCCGGACATGAAGCTGGACCCCACCTGTCTGGGCAATCTGGACATATTCAGCGGGCTGGAGCCCGAGGAGATGGAGGCCCTGGCCTCCCGCGCCCTGCGCCGCCGCTACGAGCCGGGCCAGGCGGTGTTTAGCCAGGGCCAGGCGGCGGACCACATGTTTCTCATCAAGGCGGGGCGGGTCAAGCTGACCAAGCTCAGCGAGGCGGGCGACGAGGTGATCCTGGACATCCGGGGCGGGGGCGACGTGCTGGGCGAGAACCTCTTGAACAGCGAGGGCGAGCGCTTCCCGGTTTCGGCGGTGTGCCTGGAACCCACCCTGACCTGCGGCTTCTCCCAGGCGGTGTTCGAAAAGCTGGTCCTGGCCCACCCGGCCATCGGCCTGAAGGTGATCAAGAACCTCAGCCGCCGCATCGACCGCCTCACCCAGCGGGTGGGCAGCATGTCGGCCACCCACCTGGAGCAGCGGCTCTATCAGGTCTTGTTGCAGGTGGCCCAGGAGCACGGCCGCCAGGCCTCCGGCGGCCTGGAGCTGCCCATGCCCTTCACCCACGAGGAGCTGAGCTTCCTGGTGGGGGCCCACCGGGTCAGCATCACCCGGGCCCTGAAGGGCCTCAAGGAGGCGGGCAAGGTGGTGCAGCGGGGCAAGAGCCTGGTGGTGGCGGTGGGCGGAGCGGGCTAG
- a CDS encoding 2-dehydropantoate 2-reductase — MNQIQTVWVVGAGAMGSVLAALVHKTGKAQAYLVGASPHWQKVGEESLTFETVGQGVEQLPIATRAWEDLPPLGPTDLVLLTGKATDMAKVAEKLRPRLGDEAGIFNVQNGLGVREQAERLLGRPVEAGVAFFGAHSSGPGTVRFFGPGRVVMVPGAAGEALRELLPDGTPRFELVDDYRQAEWGKLAVNCLANPLAGLLNLTSKELTRASLDPAKEAILAEVKAVASAEGIQLELTVAKFNAMLNSANIPSLRTDVERGRPTEIGLLNGAIVELAAKHGIPAPANQLVTSLIETLTGK, encoded by the coding sequence ATGAATCAGATACAGACGGTGTGGGTGGTGGGAGCCGGGGCCATGGGCTCGGTGCTGGCCGCCCTGGTGCACAAGACCGGCAAGGCCCAAGCTTACTTGGTGGGCGCCAGCCCCCACTGGCAAAAGGTGGGCGAGGAAAGCCTGACTTTCGAGACCGTGGGCCAGGGGGTGGAGCAACTGCCCATAGCCACCCGCGCCTGGGAGGATCTGCCGCCCTTGGGGCCCACGGATCTGGTGCTGCTCACCGGCAAGGCCACGGACATGGCCAAGGTGGCCGAGAAGCTGCGCCCCCGCCTGGGCGATGAGGCGGGCATCTTCAATGTGCAAAACGGCCTGGGGGTGCGCGAGCAGGCCGAGCGCCTTTTGGGGCGGCCGGTGGAGGCGGGGGTGGCCTTTTTCGGGGCGCACAGCTCCGGCCCCGGCACGGTGAGATTCTTCGGGCCGGGGCGCGTGGTGATGGTCCCGGGCGCGGCCGGCGAGGCGCTCAGGGAGCTGCTGCCCGACGGGACGCCCCGCTTCGAGCTGGTGGATGATTACCGCCAGGCGGAATGGGGCAAGCTGGCCGTCAACTGCCTGGCCAATCCCCTGGCGGGGCTGTTGAACCTGACCAGCAAGGAGCTGACCCGGGCCTCCCTGGACCCGGCCAAGGAGGCAATCCTGGCCGAGGTCAAGGCCGTGGCCTCGGCCGAGGGGATTCAGCTGGAGCTCACCGTGGCCAAGTTCAACGCCATGCTCAACAGCGCCAACATCCCCTCCCTGCGCACCGACGTGGAACGGGGCCGCCCCACGGAGATCGGCTTGCTCAACGGGGCCATCGTGGAGCTGGCCGCCAAGCACGGCATCCCGGCCCCGGCCAACCAGCTGGTCACCTCGCTCATCGAGACCCTGACCGGCAAGTAG